The following nucleotide sequence is from Burkholderiales bacterium.
TCGAGCTGGAGATCGCGCATAGCGGCCAGGGCGACCACGGCGAAAGCCTCGTTGATCTCCCACAAGTCCACGTCGTCGACCGACCAGCCAACCTTGGCCAGAATCTTCCGTATGGCGCCTATCGGAGCAGTCGTAAAGAGCTTCGGTTCGTGAGCATGCGTCGTATGGCCGACGATGGTCGCGACCGGCTTGACGTCGAGCTGGTCCGCGGTCGAGCGGCGCATGATCACGAGGGCCGCTGCGCCGTCGGAAATGGAGCTCGAATTGGCGGCGGTCACCGTGCCGTCCTTTGCGAAGGCGGGCTTGAGGGTCGAGATTTTCTCGACCTGCGCCTTTTGCGGTTGCTCGTCCCGGTCGATGCGCGCGGGGCCGTTGCGCCCGGCAACGGTCATAGGCGCTATTTCCCAGGTTAACGAGCCGTCATCGCTTGCCTTGCGGGCGCGCATCGTTGAGGCGACGGCGAACGCGTCCTGTTCGGCACGCGTGAAACCGTAGGCGCTCGCGCAGTCTTCGGCAAATGTTCCCATCAACCGGCCGCGATCGAAGTAGGCGTCCTCCAGGCCATCGAAGAACATATGATCGAGAATCTGGCCATGACCGAGCCGCAGACCGCCGCGCGCTTTCGGCAGAAAGTAGGGCGCGTTGGTCATCGATTCCATACCGCCAGCGACCATGACGTCATTGCTTCCGGCGAGCAACAAATCGTGCGCCAGCATCGCGGCTTTCATGCCGGAACCGCAAACTTTGTTTACCGTGGTGCAGCCGACCGCCAGCGGCACGCCGGCGTTGATGGCCGCCTGCCGCGCCGGCGCCTGGCCCAGTCCCGCCGGCAGTACGCAACCCATGATGACTTCCTGCACCTGATCGGCGCGAATTGCGGCGCGTTCGATCGCCGCCTTGATGGCGACGCCGCCGAGCTGGGGTGCGGTGACGCTGGCGAAATCACCCTGAAAACCCGCGATAGGGGTACGCGCAACCGAGACGATGACGATGGGATTGTGCGACATGTTTTCGCCGAATTTTTTTCGTGACGGGAAGCTATCTCCGGATTTTCCCGATCGGCGTCGGCCAATCCTCGATGGAGAATGCCGACAACGCGATTAGCGTAGCGGTTCGCGTTGCGCAAGGAAAGGCCGTCAGCAAAAAATCGCGAAAGCGTCGGGGGTTTGCTGAAAAGCCGCGACGTGGCAAGCGCAAGAACTGACGCGGCGGTCTGTCGAACTGCAACATTTGCTACCGGCGTTCGCGCCGGGGTATGGTTTCGGTGATGCGTTTCCGAAAGCCGGGGCGCGTGTGCGGCGAACGGCGCAGGGGCGAACCCGTCGCGCGCAATCTTTTCAGACCGGGAGGAGTCCGTGTTGGAACGAGCGCTTTGCCTTGCGGCTACACTGAATTGCGCGCTTTGGCCAGTTGCGCACGCGCAATCCGTTCCGGCGGTACGCGCGCCATCGGTCGAGGTCGAAGGCGAATCGGCGTACGGGCCCGTCGATGGTTACGACGCGGAACGCTCGGCGACCGCAACCAGGACCGACACGCTGATTCGCGATGTACCGCAGTCGGTGCAAGTCGTGCCGCGCGCGGTGATCGAGGATCAGACAGCATTCGACCTGATCGACGTTCTGGAAAACGTCAGTAACGTCCAGCCCCAGGATAACGACAATAGCGACGAGAGCTTCGTGATCCGCGGTTTTAATAACGATACCAGCGCGGCGCGCGATGGAGCCGGATTCAAAATCAATGGTTCGACGGCCAGGTCGGATTTGGCCGGAGTGGAGCGCGTCGAAGTGCTCAAAGGCCCGGCTTCGGTCCTCTACGGCACGACTGATCCAGGCGGTATGATCAATATCGTTTCCAAACGCCCGCTAGCGCGGCCTGATTACGTTGCCACCCTGACGGCCGGGAGCTTCGATTTTTACCGCGCCGCCGCCGATGCGTCGGGGCCGGTCACGCGCTCGCTGCGCTACCGCTTCAATGCCGTTTACGAACGCAGCGAAAGTTTCCGCGATTTCTTTGTCGAACCCGAAAGCGTTTATCTCGCGCCCACTGTCTCCTGGAACCCGCGACCATCGACCGAGCTGATCGTGTTCGCCGAATATCAGAAAACGGATACCCAACTCGACCCTGGGCTGCCCGTTCTGCCCGGCGGACGCATTCCGGATATTCCTTTCAGCCGCTACTACGGCGAGGCATTCGCGGGCTTCGAAGTGCCCGTATACCAATTGCGTTATGTTTTTGAGGAGTCTTTGAACGACCGATGGTCGCTGCGCGCGACCGGCGCTGTTCAGGACTCCGAAAGCGAGGAGACCAGAATTGAATTCAGGGGTTTCGAAGACGACGAAAAAACGCTCAACCGCGAGGCGCGGCGCCAGCGCACCAGGGAAGTGCGCTACTCGGTGCAAAACGAGCTTGTCGGAAAACTGCGCGCCGGCGATTTTGGCCATACCGTGCTCGCCGGCATCGCGTATTCCGAAGACCGCCAGTCGGAAACGGATGAAGGGTTCGAACTCGACGCCATCGATGTTTTCGATCCCGTCTATTCCGCAACCCTCGGGCCACGGATTGAACGTTTGTCATTCGACCAGGAACTCGACGCGCTTGGCCTGTACGTTCAGGACCAGATCAGAGTCTCACAAGCGTGGATTCTGGTCGCGGGTTTGCGTTTCGACCGCTACCACCGCAGCGATCGATTCCGCGGCGGCGATATCGGCGATCTTGATGCCAAAGTTCGTGATCGCGCATTCTCGCCGCGTCTCGGGGCCGTCTACCAGCCCGCGGAATGGTTGTCCGTGTACGCGAATACCGCGCGCTCGTTCCGACCCCAGATCGGCGTCCAGCAGAGCGGCATCGGGGCGGACGCCGAGCGCGGCCGACAGATCGAAGCGGGAATCAAATTCGATCTTTTCGATAATCGCGCGAGCGCGACCTTGTCGGTATTCGATATCCGCAAGGAAAACGTGCTGACCACCGATCCCGGTCAGGCGAACTTTGTGTTGCAGACCGGGGAGCAGCGCAGCCGCGGCGTGGAAATCGATATTGCGGGTGACATTGCGCCAGGGTTGAAGGTGATTGCCAACGCGGCCCTGCTTGACGCTGTAGTTGTCGAAGATCCCGTCATCGCCAAGGGTACGGATGCCGTCAATGCGCCGCGTCTTAGCGGCCGTTTTTGGGGCATCTATCGCTTTCGCGGAGAGCCACTTTCAGGTCTGACGCTCGGCGCCGGCCTGACTGCTGTTTCGAATCGCAACGGCAACCTTTTCGAGCCTTACAATGTTCCCGGCTACGTTCGGCTCGACGCCGTTATAGCCTACCGTTTGAACCATCGTATCCAGTTTTCGCTGAACTTCAAGAATGTGACCGACAAGCAATATATCAATAGCGCCGGTTCCAATGCCGTTTATCCGGGCGCCCCGTTTTCGGTCTTCGGAAAAGTTGAATTGCGGCTATGAGCGGACGATAACACCACGGGCTGGAGTAAACTTCACTGGCAGCTTACCGGGGGGCTATGTCCTTCAAACACATCCTTCTAGAGCAGAAAGAGCCGGGAATTTATCTGCTGACGATCAATCGGCTGCAGGCGCTGAACGCGCTGAATTCCGAAACCTTGACCGAGATCGGCGCGGCGTTGAGCGAAATCGGCAAGGAAGCCGCGGCCCGCGTATTGCTCGTTACGGGGGCCGGAGACAGGGCCTTCGTCGCTGGCGCCGACGTCCGCGTAATGCGCGACTTCACACCGCTCGAAGCCCAGGCGCTTTCCGAACAGGCGCTGCGCGTGTTCCGCAAACTCGAAGCGTTGAGCGTACCCGCGATCGCGCTGGTCAACGGCTACTGCCTGGGCGGCGGCTGCGAGTTCGCGCTGAGCTGCGATTTCATCCTCGCCGCGGAGAACGCGGTCTTCGGGCAGCCTGAGGTGAACCTCGGCATTATGGCCGGTTGGGGCGGCACGCAGCGGCTGACCCGCCTGATCGGCCGCGCCCGCGCGATGGAGTTGCTGGTGAGCGGACGCCAGGTGCGCGCCGACGAAGCCATGCAAATCGGGTTGGCCAACCACGTTTATCCGAAGGACGAGTTGCTCGAGCAAGGCCTGGCGCTCGCACGCACCATTGCGGCCAAGGGGCCGCTCGCCGTGCGGCTCACGAAACGCGCGGTGCAGCGTGGCCAGGATCTGGATCTCGAAAACGCCTGCATCCTCGAAAGCCAGTTATTCGCCCTGTGCTTCTCGTCCGCCGACCAGAAAGAAGGCATGGCTGCGTTCGTGGAAAAGCGGCCGGCGCGGTTCCAGGGACAGTAGGTTTGCTACGGCTTAAACAGGGAAAAGCGCCGATGCAGCTTGCGCGAACTGATGCCGAGAGCGACACATTTCCGAAATTGCTGCTGCAGCACGCGAAGGTGCGCGGCAATCAGCCCGCGATTCGCGAAAAAGATCTCGGCATCTGGCAATCATGGACCTGGGCGCAGGTGCGCGACGAAGTCGCTGCGCTCGCGGGCGGGCTCGCGGCGATGGGCTTCAGGCGCGGCGACAATCTGGCGATCATCG
It contains:
- a CDS encoding TonB-dependent siderophore receptor, with product MERALCLAATLNCALWPVAHAQSVPAVRAPSVEVEGESAYGPVDGYDAERSATATRTDTLIRDVPQSVQVVPRAVIEDQTAFDLIDVLENVSNVQPQDNDNSDESFVIRGFNNDTSAARDGAGFKINGSTARSDLAGVERVEVLKGPASVLYGTTDPGGMINIVSKRPLARPDYVATLTAGSFDFYRAAADASGPVTRSLRYRFNAVYERSESFRDFFVEPESVYLAPTVSWNPRPSTELIVFAEYQKTDTQLDPGLPVLPGGRIPDIPFSRYYGEAFAGFEVPVYQLRYVFEESLNDRWSLRATGAVQDSESEETRIEFRGFEDDEKTLNREARRQRTREVRYSVQNELVGKLRAGDFGHTVLAGIAYSEDRQSETDEGFELDAIDVFDPVYSATLGPRIERLSFDQELDALGLYVQDQIRVSQAWILVAGLRFDRYHRSDRFRGGDIGDLDAKVRDRAFSPRLGAVYQPAEWLSVYANTARSFRPQIGVQQSGIGADAERGRQIEAGIKFDLFDNRASATLSVFDIRKENVLTTDPGQANFVLQTGEQRSRGVEIDIAGDIAPGLKVIANAALLDAVVVEDPVIAKGTDAVNAPRLSGRFWGIYRFRGEPLSGLTLGAGLTAVSNRNGNLFEPYNVPGYVRLDAVIAYRLNHRIQFSLNFKNVTDKQYINSAGSNAVYPGAPFSVFGKVELRL
- a CDS encoding enoyl-CoA hydratase/isomerase family protein, with the translated sequence MSFKHILLEQKEPGIYLLTINRLQALNALNSETLTEIGAALSEIGKEAAARVLLVTGAGDRAFVAGADVRVMRDFTPLEAQALSEQALRVFRKLEALSVPAIALVNGYCLGGGCEFALSCDFILAAENAVFGQPEVNLGIMAGWGGTQRLTRLIGRARAMELLVSGRQVRADEAMQIGLANHVYPKDELLEQGLALARTIAAKGPLAVRLTKRAVQRGQDLDLENACILESQLFALCFSSADQKEGMAAFVEKRPARFQGQ
- a CDS encoding acetyl-CoA C-acetyltransferase translates to MSHNPIVIVSVARTPIAGFQGDFASVTAPQLGGVAIKAAIERAAIRADQVQEVIMGCVLPAGLGQAPARQAAINAGVPLAVGCTTVNKVCGSGMKAAMLAHDLLLAGSNDVMVAGGMESMTNAPYFLPKARGGLRLGHGQILDHMFFDGLEDAYFDRGRLMGTFAEDCASAYGFTRAEQDAFAVASTMRARKASDDGSLTWEIAPMTVAGRNGPARIDRDEQPQKAQVEKISTLKPAFAKDGTVTAANSSSISDGAAALVIMRRSTADQLDVKPVATIVGHTTHAHEPKLFTTAPIGAIRKILAKVGWSVDDVDLWEINEAFAVVALAAMRDLQLDHEKVNIHGGACALGHPIGASGARILVTLIGALKKTGGKRGIASLCIGGGEATAMAIEMF